TCTTCTATTACTACAACTTTCTGTCCCGGATTAAGATTTCCTTCGATAAGGTTTTCCAATCCATGGTCTTTAGGCGCGGAACGCACATATACATACGGAAGCCCTAATATATCGGCGACTAAAGCTCCTTGTGCGATAGCTCCGGTGGCAACTCCTGCAATAGCGTCTACTTTACCGAAATTTTCCATAATAAGACGGCTGAGTTCTACTTTTATAAAACTGCGTAAAGCCGGATATGACAAAGTGCGACGGTTATCGGTATAAATAGGGGAATTCCAGCCCGAAGCCCATACGAACGGGTTTGCCGGTTGTAACTTTACTGCGCTTATTTCCAGTAATTTTTCCGCAAGTAATCTTTCAATTGTTTTCATAATAGGTATTGTATATGGACGTTATCTCATTTCTCCTGCAAAGGTACGAAAAAATAGCAGTGATTAAAAAGCGATATTATCTTTTTTCTGACATTTTTTTATAGTTTGGCAATTGCCAGGGTCAGCATACTTATTTTGATATTCGGGACGGTTAATAGCGTTTCCGCACAAGCGAGCAGAGTGGCTCCTGTTGTTACTACATCGTCGATCAGCAGTATATGCATGCCTGAAATATTTTTATCATTTACCAGTTCGAAAGAGTCATGGGTATTTTCCCATCTTTTGTATATGGATTTATCGGTCTGGGAACTGCTTTTACGGGTATGTATGATGATATCCGTACGTAATTCTATACCCGTTATTTTTTCTATTCCTCTGGCTATCCATTCACTTTGATTGTACCCTCGTTTTCTCAATTTGCTTTTATGAAGAGGAACAGGGACGATTATATCGACCGAATCAAAGAATCCCGTTCCCTTTAATTCTTCGGCGTATAATGCACCCAGAGTGAAACCGCATATTTTCTCATTGTGGTATTTGATGTCGTGTATAAGTTTACGGTAAGGACTTTCTTTTGTAAAATAAAAATAGGAGGAACAGCGTTCTACGGGTATTTTTCCTGCAAATAATTGTTCCATCGGGTTAAAAGGTAGTTCATGGTACTGTGTGCGCGGCATGTCCTGCAGGCAATGTGTGCACAGGTATTGTTCTCCATATATAAGCGGTCTCCGGCATATGAGACATAAAGAAGGATATAAAAGATTAAGCAGGTCTCCGGCAAGTTTCCTCATGGGAACAGTTGTTTCAGGCATTGATGGATAAATTCGGTTTCGAATCCTCTGGAAGCGGCAAAACGGAAAAGTTTGCTTTTTCTGTCGTATTCGTTGTCCGATTTTATCGTTTTATTTTTAGAAATTAACAAAGAATGGAGCATGTCACTGTATTCGTTCTCCGGTATTTCCTGCAGTGCTGTCCGGATATTGTCTGTTTTCAGCCCTTTCATTTTCAGATTATAATTTATTTTTATCCGTCCCCAGCCCGAGAATCTGAATTTATCTTTTACAAAGGCTGTGCAGTAACGTGCTTCATCAATGAATTTTTCGGAAATAAGTCTGTTTATGATACTGTTTTTATCTTTATCGGAGATATTCCAGCGGGTTAGTTTCTCGCGGATATCGTAAATACAGCATTCTTTGGCGGAACAAAGTGCTGCAGCTTTGTGTAATGCTTCGTCTGGTGACATCTCTTTAGGCATGCGGATACTATTTTCTAATGGTGTACTATTGGTTATACCGGGCTGCAATCATGCGCTCTTTTCCGAAAATATCGTGTTTGAACCGGATATCATGGAAGTTCATGTCGGCGAGAAGTTCCTGACATTCCTTGCCGAACCGCTCGTTTATTTCAAAAAATAACTCTCCTTCATGATGTAGCAAGGATCGGGATATTTCCGCTATTTTTCTGTAAAACAGTAGAGGATCATCGTCGGGGACAAATAAGGCAGTGTGAGGTTCGTATTCCAGTACATTTGCATCCATGTCCTGTTTTTCCTGTTCGCATACGTAAGGAGGGTTACTTACAATGATATCAAAACGGAGATCATTTTCCCGGGGAATAAAATTCAGTATGTCGTTTTTTATCCATTTTGTACCGGCCTTTAATCTTGTACCGTTTGCTGCAGCGATTTGTAAAGCTGCATCGGAGATGTCCCATCCTTCGGTATAGGCCAGAGGGAATGCAAGGGCCAGAGATATGGCAATGCAACCGCTGCCGGTTCCCAGATCGGCGAGATTTCCCTCGAATTGCGGATTTTCTTCTATTATCCAGGAGACAAGCTCTTCAGTTTCGGGTCTTGGGATCAGGACATCGGGCGAGACCTGGAAGTTATATCCGTAGAAATCGGTATATCCAAGAGCGTATTGAATAGGTACTTTTTGTATTAGTTTTTCTGTGATGTCTTCGATTTGCCGGCGCATATCATCCGATAAAATATTATCTTTGTGCAAAATGAAATCCGTCACAGAATAACCACATAATTGAGAGAAGATAAGTTTGATAAAACTTTCTGTTTCTCGTTGAGGGTAAAGTCCGGATAAATTTT
This region of Barnesiella propionica genomic DNA includes:
- the pyrE gene encoding orotate phosphoribosyltransferase, giving the protein MKTIERLLAEKLLEISAVKLQPANPFVWASGWNSPIYTDNRRTLSYPALRSFIKVELSRLIMENFGKVDAIAGVATGAIAQGALVADILGLPYVYVRSAPKDHGLENLIEGNLNPGQKVVVIEDLISTGGSSLKAVEAIRNVGCEVIGMAAIFTYGFPVAIKKFKAAKVELIALSNYNSVLEVALETNYIQERDIATLQEWRKDPANWIPTKYEEA
- a CDS encoding ComF family protein, producing the protein MPETTVPMRKLAGDLLNLLYPSLCLICRRPLIYGEQYLCTHCLQDMPRTQYHELPFNPMEQLFAGKIPVERCSSYFYFTKESPYRKLIHDIKYHNEKICGFTLGALYAEELKGTGFFDSVDIIVPVPLHKSKLRKRGYNQSEWIARGIEKITGIELRTDIIIHTRKSSSQTDKSIYKRWENTHDSFELVNDKNISGMHILLIDDVVTTGATLLACAETLLTVPNIKISMLTLAIAKL
- a CDS encoding regulatory protein RecX; its protein translation is MPKEMSPDEALHKAAALCSAKECCIYDIREKLTRWNISDKDKNSIINRLISEKFIDEARYCTAFVKDKFRFSGWGRIKINYNLKMKGLKTDNIRTALQEIPENEYSDMLHSLLISKNKTIKSDNEYDRKSKLFRFAASRGFETEFIHQCLKQLFP
- the prmC gene encoding peptide chain release factor N(5)-glutamine methyltransferase, encoding MQKSIRFIRENLSGLYPQRETESFIKLIFSQLCGYSVTDFILHKDNILSDDMRRQIEDITEKLIQKVPIQYALGYTDFYGYNFQVSPDVLIPRPETEELVSWIIEENPQFEGNLADLGTGSGCIAISLALAFPLAYTEGWDISDAALQIAAANGTRLKAGTKWIKNDILNFIPRENDLRFDIIVSNPPYVCEQEKQDMDANVLEYEPHTALFVPDDDPLLFYRKIAEISRSLLHHEGELFFEINERFGKECQELLADMNFHDIRFKHDIFGKERMIAARYNQ